A genomic stretch from Anaerolinea thermophila UNI-1 includes:
- a CDS encoding lysylphosphatidylglycerol synthase transmembrane domain-containing protein yields the protein MSVTNRSLFRSLLPGVFLGFVVLLGLAFLGDLQHVSSTILEFKVQYFGIALAFTLLNYALRFVKWHIYLKQIGVHRLKIGTSLRIFVAGFPLAVTPGKVGEVLKGVWLMRKTSVPVGRGVSVVLAERLSDGLAVALLSTIGILAFPQYWIGFAILLAGLIGVMILSQIRPAALWVLDQIERVGFLRRFSQNIREFYEGSFTLFQPGVAILAVGLGLISWLGEGIGFYFILRGLGLEPTSHLLHTAVFILAFSTIIGAVSALPGGLGAAEISIAGLLTLTLHLSPDIASTATVLIRLATLWFGVFLGVITWSFSPDLTGLEMAKRLIIEPNTQPEKLLK from the coding sequence ATGAGTGTGACCAATCGTTCATTGTTTCGCTCGCTCTTACCAGGTGTTTTTCTGGGCTTTGTAGTGTTATTGGGACTGGCATTCCTGGGCGATTTACAGCACGTCAGTTCCACGATATTGGAATTCAAGGTGCAGTACTTTGGGATTGCCCTGGCATTTACCCTGCTGAATTATGCTTTACGTTTTGTGAAGTGGCATATTTACCTGAAGCAAATTGGCGTCCACCGACTTAAAATAGGGACAAGCCTGCGCATCTTTGTAGCGGGGTTTCCACTTGCCGTCACCCCAGGAAAAGTTGGTGAGGTATTAAAGGGGGTCTGGCTGATGCGGAAAACCTCCGTGCCAGTAGGACGGGGCGTTTCCGTGGTATTAGCAGAGCGGCTCAGCGACGGATTGGCTGTGGCTCTTCTTTCTACTATTGGCATTCTGGCTTTCCCCCAATACTGGATAGGTTTTGCCATCCTTCTGGCAGGCTTGATTGGGGTGATGATTCTCTCCCAAATCCGCCCTGCTGCATTATGGGTTTTAGATCAAATTGAAAGAGTTGGCTTTCTCAGGCGCTTTTCTCAGAATATTCGCGAGTTTTACGAAGGGAGTTTTACTCTGTTTCAACCGGGTGTAGCGATTCTGGCAGTCGGTTTAGGACTGATTTCCTGGTTGGGAGAAGGAATTGGTTTTTATTTTATCCTCAGAGGCTTGGGGTTAGAACCGACATCTCATCTCCTCCACACCGCTGTCTTTATTCTGGCTTTCTCCACGATCATCGGCGCGGTCTCGGCTCTGCCAGGCGGGTTAGGCGCGGCAGAAATTTCGATTGCCGGGCTGTTGACCCTGACGCTTCACCTCTCTCCAGACATCGCCTCTACAGCCACGGTATTGATTCGGCTGGCAACCTTATGGTTTGGAGTCTTCCTAGGGGTAATCACCTGGTCGTTCTCGCCCGACTTAACAGGTTTGGAGATGGCAAAAAGGCTCATCATCGAACCCAACACCCAACCTGAAAAACTGCTAAAATAA
- a CDS encoding pseudouridine-5'-phosphate glycosidase has product MEKIVLSPAVQKALDAKTPLVALETAVVTHGLPYPVNVQLAHALEQEVQEQGATPATIGVLRGAVYVGVSAEALESLAQESAVRKISARDFGIALARGESGGTTVAGTLVVARQVGIRVFATGGIGGVHRHAPFDVSADLFELGRSPLVVVCAGAKAILDLPATREVLETHGVPVVGYQTDEFPAFYSRESGLPVDVRADSPEEVAKIAQTHWQMGNSSAVLVVVPPPVEAALPREQVERWIEQAVQEANQRGIHGAGVTPFLLARMAELSGGTSLQANLALLRQNARVGAQIAGALADFHRCIL; this is encoded by the coding sequence ATGGAAAAGATAGTCCTTTCCCCCGCTGTACAAAAGGCATTAGATGCAAAAACTCCTCTGGTAGCCCTGGAAACTGCGGTGGTCACGCATGGTTTGCCCTATCCTGTAAATGTACAACTGGCGCATGCCCTGGAGCAGGAAGTACAGGAACAGGGAGCAACCCCGGCAACTATTGGTGTGCTTCGTGGGGCGGTTTATGTGGGGGTGTCGGCGGAAGCCCTGGAGAGTTTGGCGCAGGAATCTGCGGTGCGCAAGATCAGTGCCAGAGATTTCGGCATTGCCCTGGCACGGGGAGAAAGCGGCGGGACCACCGTTGCCGGTACGCTGGTGGTAGCGCGCCAAGTGGGAATCCGGGTGTTTGCTACTGGTGGTATTGGCGGGGTACATCGTCATGCCCCGTTTGACGTTAGCGCCGATTTATTCGAATTGGGACGTTCTCCACTGGTGGTTGTTTGTGCGGGTGCCAAAGCCATTCTGGACTTACCGGCGACTCGTGAGGTACTGGAAACGCACGGCGTTCCTGTGGTTGGGTATCAGACGGATGAATTCCCCGCCTTTTATTCACGCGAAAGCGGTTTGCCTGTAGATGTCCGTGCGGACAGTCCCGAAGAAGTGGCGAAGATTGCCCAAACACACTGGCAGATGGGGAATTCCAGCGCCGTGCTGGTTGTTGTGCCGCCGCCGGTGGAAGCGGCTTTACCTCGAGAGCAGGTAGAACGCTGGATTGAGCAAGCCGTTCAGGAAGCCAATCAGCGCGGTATTCATGGGGCTGGGGTAACACCATTCTTGCTGGCGCGTATGGCAGAATTGAGCGGCGGTACCAGTTTACAGGCAAATCTTGCTCTCTTGCGTCAGAATGCCCGCGTCGGGGCACAAATTGCTGGCGCGCTTGCCGATTTTCACAGGTGTATCCTCTAA
- a CDS encoding TIGR03936 family radical SAM-associated protein, with amino-acid sequence MSALTRYRLWYARGAELRYVSHLDMMLVWERTFRRARLPLAFSQGFNPRPRFHLASALPLGFTSLCEVADVWLVEPLPPKDVQIRVQRAAPPGLSLQRVEIIPLQHPALQTLVLSAEYLVKFREGCPADIAERIENLLNQKEIIRVRREKSYDLRPLIEALHLVTLPESDLPALAMRLSAKESATARPEEVLLALGIDPITARMERTRLIFQEPVSTS; translated from the coding sequence ATGAGCGCATTAACCCGCTATCGGTTGTGGTATGCCCGCGGCGCTGAACTGCGCTATGTGAGTCATCTGGATATGATGCTGGTGTGGGAGCGCACCTTCCGCCGCGCTCGATTGCCCCTGGCTTTTTCTCAAGGCTTCAACCCACGCCCGCGTTTTCACCTGGCAAGTGCTTTGCCTTTGGGCTTCACTTCACTTTGTGAAGTCGCAGATGTCTGGCTGGTCGAACCGCTTCCCCCCAAGGATGTACAGATACGAGTGCAAAGAGCGGCACCGCCCGGATTATCCCTTCAGCGGGTAGAAATCATTCCCTTACAACATCCCGCTTTGCAAACGCTGGTACTTTCGGCAGAATACCTCGTGAAATTCCGGGAAGGATGCCCCGCCGATATTGCCGAGCGGATCGAAAATCTGCTCAACCAAAAAGAAATTATTCGGGTCAGGCGGGAAAAGTCTTACGACTTACGCCCTTTAATTGAGGCGCTTCATCTGGTGACACTGCCCGAATCAGATTTACCCGCGCTTGCCATGCGCCTTTCAGCCAAGGAAAGCGCCACCGCACGCCCGGAAGAAGTTTTGCTGGCGCTGGGAATCGATCCCATTACCGCACGCATGGAGCGCACCCGTCTGATTTTTCAAGAGCCTGTCTCGACAAGTTAA
- a CDS encoding carbohydrate kinase family protein — protein MSLESLQERADRPVLAIGAAGLDMVGVITEPVTERLANPASIRFSFGGVARNVAENLARLGQAVRLATAVGEDPFGSDLLEHTASCGVDVSPSLHVKGYDTGSYLAVYESDGTLKMALEDMQVLQALTPAYIRELEPLFAESSVIFVDANLPPKTLKVVVQQARRLKVPVCADTTSVVLAERLLPYLKHLFLLSTNSKEASVLTNHTPDVTGRASALEVSRFLINQGVEVVIIALAAFGVVYATSETSGHVPAVRTKVVDPTGAGDALTATTLFGLLNNIPLDDSVRLGVTAASLVLRHTGPVYPGISLESLYDQLIG, from the coding sequence ATGTCCCTCGAAAGTTTACAGGAACGTGCTGATCGTCCCGTGCTGGCAATTGGTGCCGCCGGGCTGGATATGGTAGGCGTAATTACTGAGCCGGTCACCGAGCGCCTGGCTAATCCTGCAAGCATTCGATTTTCCTTCGGCGGGGTAGCCCGCAATGTGGCGGAAAACCTGGCGCGTTTAGGGCAAGCAGTGCGGTTGGCTACCGCTGTGGGAGAAGACCCCTTTGGTTCGGATTTACTCGAACACACGGCTTCCTGCGGGGTAGATGTTTCTCCCAGCCTCCATGTCAAGGGGTACGACACGGGGTCTTATCTGGCGGTATATGAGTCCGATGGAACTTTGAAAATGGCGCTGGAGGATATGCAGGTGCTTCAAGCGTTGACGCCTGCGTATATCCGCGAACTGGAACCGTTGTTTGCCGAGTCCAGCGTGATTTTCGTGGATGCGAATCTACCACCGAAGACCCTGAAGGTGGTGGTTCAGCAAGCGCGGCGTTTGAAAGTCCCTGTTTGCGCCGATACGACCTCTGTTGTTCTCGCTGAGCGCTTGTTGCCTTACCTGAAGCATCTCTTCCTGTTATCTACCAACAGTAAAGAGGCTTCTGTGTTGACCAATCATACCCCCGATGTAACCGGTCGAGCCAGTGCCCTGGAAGTCTCCCGGTTTCTTATTAACCAGGGGGTTGAAGTGGTGATCATTGCTTTGGCGGCGTTTGGAGTAGTGTATGCTACCTCTGAAACCAGTGGACATGTCCCCGCGGTGCGTACAAAGGTGGTTGACCCAACCGGTGCAGGGGATGCATTGACAGCCACCACACTATTTGGTTTGCTCAACAATATTCCGCTGGATGATAGTGTCCGTCTTGGAGTGACTGCTGCCTCTCTAGTGTTGAGGCATACCGGGCCGGTGTACCCAGGGATTTCTCTGGAAAGCCTTTACGACCAATTGATTGGATGA
- a CDS encoding protein kinase domain-containing protein has product MPLAAGTLLNHRYRIVSILGQGGMGAVYRAVDEHLGVHVAVKENLFLTDEYSRQFEREARILAGLRHPGLPHVTDYFVLPGQGQYLVMDYIEGEDLRQRMERAGVLPENEVILIGISVCEALNYLHTRPQPIIHRDLKPGNIKVTPEGQAVLVDFGLAKIMEGNQVTMTGARAMTPGYSPPEQYGTSHTDERSDVYSLGATLYAALTGSIPEDGLNRLTGKEQLTDIRKLRPKINRRLAEVIEKALEVDPDDRFQSVEEFRQALIECSEVGAFFKERPTISPPPPELLAEELAQNGNVQPSTNGKQKSKRNFRKRRRFQPGVLIPVFALLVGLSYLLFTLRPDLSQSLFAGFYPSTPFVATESASATPSLEVNQEDTPIPPVEQTPSVEGNQSTAPTATENARPVIPPTSTETPTPVFTPTATPLGGGASEIAFVSERTGQMQIWMMSADGKNLRQLTNMRNGACQPAWSPDGSKLAFISPCPGKREIYEGSAIYLLAMDGSEPIPLPSSPEGDFDPAWSPDGKKLAFTSLRTGRPSIFVMDLQTLVAREISESRYSDLQPSWSPISRQIAFVRRISNSQIWIMSEDGENQVRFSPPGDVTNFFPTWSWDGQAILYNQIVGGSKVPRLVGMRYEDRQSPREFRIPASGTVDIGPVGSFTLSPDGFWVAYEGWPDGTNHDIYLMTMNGATNIRLTTDPSFDYSPVWRPVIR; this is encoded by the coding sequence ATGCCTTTAGCCGCGGGAACACTTCTCAATCACCGCTATCGAATTGTGTCCATCCTCGGACAGGGGGGGATGGGGGCTGTGTATCGAGCGGTGGATGAGCACCTGGGGGTTCATGTTGCAGTAAAGGAAAACCTGTTCCTTACCGATGAATACAGCCGTCAGTTTGAACGTGAAGCCCGTATCCTTGCCGGCTTAAGACATCCTGGACTGCCTCATGTGACCGACTACTTTGTCCTCCCCGGGCAGGGGCAGTATCTGGTCATGGATTACATTGAGGGAGAAGACCTGCGCCAGCGCATGGAACGTGCTGGGGTTCTACCGGAAAACGAGGTCATTCTGATTGGGATCTCTGTTTGCGAAGCGTTGAATTACCTGCACACCCGCCCCCAGCCCATCATCCATCGAGATTTGAAACCCGGAAATATCAAGGTCACTCCGGAAGGGCAAGCCGTACTGGTAGATTTCGGGCTGGCAAAGATCATGGAAGGGAATCAGGTGACCATGACCGGCGCACGTGCCATGACACCAGGTTATTCCCCCCCAGAGCAGTACGGCACCTCTCACACCGATGAGCGCAGTGATGTGTATTCTCTTGGGGCAACCCTCTACGCCGCACTTACCGGCTCCATTCCTGAAGATGGGCTGAACCGTCTAACAGGAAAGGAACAGTTAACCGACATCCGCAAATTGCGCCCCAAAATCAACCGCCGTTTGGCAGAAGTCATTGAAAAAGCCCTGGAAGTAGATCCCGATGATCGTTTTCAGAGTGTCGAGGAGTTCCGTCAAGCCCTGATTGAATGCAGTGAGGTGGGCGCATTCTTCAAAGAGCGTCCTACCATTTCCCCGCCTCCCCCGGAATTACTGGCAGAGGAACTGGCTCAAAATGGTAATGTACAACCCTCAACCAACGGCAAACAGAAATCCAAGCGCAATTTCAGGAAACGCCGTCGATTCCAACCCGGTGTACTGATTCCCGTTTTTGCCTTGCTGGTGGGACTTTCATACCTGTTGTTCACCCTTCGTCCTGACCTTTCCCAAAGCCTTTTTGCCGGTTTTTACCCCTCTACCCCCTTTGTTGCCACTGAATCTGCCTCTGCAACACCTTCCTTAGAGGTTAATCAGGAAGACACTCCCATCCCTCCTGTGGAACAAACCCCGTCTGTCGAAGGGAATCAATCAACCGCCCCTACTGCCACAGAAAACGCCCGTCCGGTCATTCCGCCAACCTCCACAGAAACCCCTACACCGGTTTTCACCCCTACTGCCACTCCCCTGGGAGGTGGCGCCTCAGAAATTGCTTTTGTTTCTGAACGTACCGGACAAATGCAAATCTGGATGATGAGTGCGGATGGGAAAAACCTGAGGCAACTGACCAACATGCGCAACGGTGCTTGCCAACCTGCGTGGTCGCCCGATGGCAGTAAACTGGCGTTTATTTCACCATGTCCGGGTAAACGGGAAATCTACGAAGGAAGTGCCATTTACCTGCTGGCGATGGATGGTTCAGAACCCATTCCGCTTCCCTCCAGCCCGGAGGGGGATTTTGACCCAGCATGGTCGCCGGATGGCAAGAAACTGGCGTTTACCTCGCTCCGCACCGGGCGTCCCAGCATTTTCGTTATGGATTTGCAGACCCTGGTGGCTCGGGAAATCTCCGAGTCGCGTTATTCTGACCTCCAACCGTCCTGGTCACCCATCAGCCGGCAAATCGCCTTTGTCCGGCGTATCTCGAATAGCCAAATCTGGATTATGAGCGAGGATGGGGAAAATCAGGTACGCTTTAGCCCACCGGGAGATGTCACCAATTTCTTCCCCACCTGGTCCTGGGATGGTCAGGCAATTCTTTACAACCAAATTGTGGGTGGCTCCAAAGTTCCACGACTCGTCGGGATGCGTTATGAAGACCGCCAGAGTCCGCGGGAATTCCGCATCCCCGCCAGTGGCACAGTGGACATTGGTCCTGTAGGCAGTTTTACCCTCTCGCCAGATGGCTTCTGGGTGGCTTATGAAGGCTGGCCAGACGGCACCAACCATGATATTTATCTGATGACCATGAACGGTGCGACAAACATTCGCTTGACGACGGATCCTTCGTTTGACTATTCCCCTGTCTGGCGCCCGGTCATTCGCTGA